The following nucleotide sequence is from Thermodesulfobacteriota bacterium.
GTTACGCCCTATAACGAACAGATAGAGCTCATAAGCAGTCAGGTGGGCGCCCAGTTCCCGCGCCAGTCCATGAAGGACTTGAGCGGGGCTTCGATGATGGACCCCAAGACCCAGGTAAGCCGCGTCCATAACGTCTCGATACTCGACGCCTCCAAACGCTCTCTCGAAGAGAACCTTGTCTTCTCTCTCCTCAAGAGCTACCCGGACGAGTACGGCAGGGCGCTCGCGAACATAGCACTGAACTCCTGCGTTAACCACCACGGCGACCCGGCGCTCGCCGCGGCCGACGCCGCCAGGGAGGCGGAGAACTCACCCAACACCGTGCTCTCGGCCGCCGTGGCGATCATGGGCAAGGGGAGGGTAAAGGACTCCGTTGCTATTTCGGAACTCCTCTTCGAGAATTTCAAAGATTCGGGGCTTCAGAAGGGAACGGATAAGTTCGACTCCTCGGCGCAACTAAAGGGCCTTACCGCCGCTGATAAGGGGCTTTTCAAGGCCGCCAAGGAGGATACGGACGCCGCCTACATCTTGAAGAGTATCGAGGCCCTCGGGAAGAACTCCGTATTCGTGGAGTTCGCCAAGGAGGCCTCGGGCGGGAAACCCTCGACCGGAGCGCTCATCGCGGCCATATGGACCACGCTCGGCTGGGAGCACCTTATCTTAAAGGGTATTTCGCGATTCACCATAAAGGCGCTCCCGTGGTACTCCAGGATCTTTTCCACCATCATAGGATGCAGCGTACCGTCCTCGAAACACACGAAGGACTCCTTCTGCGGCGTGAAGAACGCCGAACTCATAAAGGAGAGGAGCTTTACCGAGACGGCCTTCCTGGCGCTTATGGGCAGGATGCCCGAGAAAGCGGAGCTCTTCGAACTCTCCATGCTCCTGGGCCTTATAATATCCAACGGCCCCGGCACCATATCCGCGCAGGGCCCCAAGGGCGGGGTAAGCGCCGACGGCCCCGAAGACCCCGAGAGGGTCCAGATAAACAAGGCGTTCATCGGCTTCCTCACGCACACCGGCTTCGCGCACGGCGGGAACGGCTACGAGGCCATAGCCTTCTTAATCGAGCGCTTTAAGAGTACCACCCTTAAAAACCCGGCGGATAAGGGGCACGGGCTCGAGCTTAAGTCCATCGCCGAGGACTACGCCGAGTGGTACCGGGGCTACAAGGCCGAGCAGAAGACCGTCGGCAACATAGACTACATGAAGATACCGTGTATAAACCATCCGGTCTTCAAGGGCAACGAGGTCAACGTAGACCCCAGGGAGGAGTTCGTAAGCTCGCTATTCGCCGAAGAAGGTATATACAACGTCTTCCTCGACTTCTACAAGAACCTGGTCACCTCTCTCTTCGAGGCGAAGGTGACCCCGAACGTATGGTGCGTTAACGTGGACGCCGTGATAGCGGTAATACTCCTTAAGATGGTCTGGATACCGTTTAAGGAAGGCAAGCTCGGCGACGGAGAGGTAGAGAGCGCGGCCTTCACCACGTTCCTCTTCGGCCGGATGATAGGCTCCGCCGCCGAGATAGACGACCACATGAACCGGGGGAGGAACATGGACACCAGGACCCCGGCCTCGAAGTGCGGCTTCGTGGGTTAGCTTTAAGCCGGCCCGGCAACCTTCCCCTTCTTGTCCCGGAGGCCGAACCGGCCTCCTTACCCCCATCATGTACCCCTTTTGTAGCCGCACGGTTAATGTCATATGCGGCCCAATGCACCGTTGGTATCTCGTACCACTAACGTCCGTCCGGAAGTTGAACACCCCTTCGACAGGCTCAGGACAGGCATCATGGTGCCATATTTAGTTTGACAAGGTTTGCGCCTTATTATAGATTTATAGGTACACCTTAAGCCCGTCCCCGGCGGGATACGGCTTTAAGGGACTGGAGATTTTTATGAAAAAGATGGCACGCATAGGGGAGATACTTACCTCGAAGGGCGCCGTAACCAAGGCCCAACTCGAAGAGGCCCTCACCACCGGCAAGAAGACCAAAACGAGGGTGGGGAGGGTGCTGGTAAAGCTCGGCTACACCGACGAGGAAACCGTCGCCGGCGCGTTGGCGGAGCAGCAGGGCATCCCCTGCGTGGACCTGAATGAAGTACTCATCGACTCCAAGCTCGTAAAGCTCCTCCCCGAGGCCATCGCAAAGAGGTACGGGGTAATCCCCGTGGCGCTTAAGGACGGCGTGCTCCATGTGGCCATGGTGGACCCGCTCGACGTATTCGCCATAGACGAGATAAAGAGGGTCACGAGGAAGAAGATCCGCCAGGCCACGGCCGCCGAGACCGGGATACTTAAGGCCATAGACCAGCACTACGGCCTCGGCGGGACCATAGACGAGATGGCAAGGAAGATAGAGGCCTCGGAGGTGGA
It contains:
- a CDS encoding citryl-CoA lyase; the protein is DNDARSKAAVIYVEPGGYYESGLDITKPTVACVVGRWKARLTKACGHAGSLAGSGDDATAKEKWFMDYFGVDDIYSPEKPVFSKKGAVVTNIAHIPEALTEVMKLNNIKQDFKPKGNLSLKCWFSGNAGITLSKDVDIKTVEAVTPYNEQIELISSQVGAQFPRQSMKDLSGASMMDPKTQVSRVHNVSILDASKRSLEENLVFSLLKSYPDEYGRALANIALNSCVNHHGDPALAAADAAREAENSPNTVLSAAVAIMGKGRVKDSVAISELLFENFKDSGLQKGTDKFDSSAQLKGLTAADKGLFKAAKEDTDAAYILKSIEALGKNSVFVEFAKEASGGKPSTGALIAAIWTTLGWEHLILKGISRFTIKALPWYSRIFSTIIGCSVPSSKHTKDSFCGVKNAELIKERSFTETAFLALMGRMPEKAELFELSMLLGLIISNGPGTISAQGPKGGVSADGPEDPERVQINKAFIGFLTHTGFAHGGNGYEAIAFLIERFKSTTLKNPADKGHGLELKSIAEDYAEWYRGYKAEQKTVGNIDYMKIPCINHPVFKGNEVNVDPREEFVSSLFAEEGIYNVFLDFYKNLVTSLFEAKVTPNVWCVNVDAVIAVILLKMVWIPFKEGKLGDGEVESAAFTTFLFGRMIGSAAEIDDHMNRGRNMDTRTPASKCGFVG